From the genome of Ziziphus jujuba cultivar Dongzao chromosome 6, ASM3175591v1, one region includes:
- the LOC132804028 gene encoding uncharacterized protein LOC132804028, giving the protein MASGDKRTVPTQTFGIQMPPSASHAEKLEKFNGANFKSNEESDRETLMAVDAWNNSNYLRQNYVLNGLSDALYGVYCGTKSAKELWETLDKKYKTKNVDLGKFITGRFLDYMMVDTEPLMNQAFIGKLRIEDDNRKFDKRASKAGLKANVVEHGQSSKNKKNIGKASKLGPKGGISKKAKFQGRCFNYDKMGHRAMECRLPKRKRNQAQVMEDITREIYEIDLNAVISEVNLVGSNPREWWVNTSATRHVCSEELVHFLRTKKEWG; this is encoded by the exons atggcaagtggagacaaGAGGACTGTGCCCACTCAGACTTTTGGGATTCAGATGCCCCCCTCTGCTAGTCATGCAGAGAAACTtgagaagtttaatggagcaaacttcaagAG taatgaagagagtgatagGGAGACACTCATGGCAgtggatgcatggaataattCCAATTACTTACGTCAAAATTATGTTCTGAATGGCTTGTCTGATGCTCTGTATGGTGTATACTGTGGCACCAAGTCAGCTAAAGAGCTGTGGGAAACACTAGACAAGAAGTATAAGACTAAGAATGTGGATTTAGGAAAGTTTATTACAGGCCGATTCTTAGACTACATGATGGTAGATACGGAGCCATTAATGAATCAG GCTTTTATTGGCAAGCTTCGCATTGAAGATGACAATAGAAAGTTTGATAAGAGAGCTTCCAAGGCCGGATTGAAGgccaatgttgtggagcatggtcagagctccaagaataagaagaatatTGGAAAAGCTTCCAAGTTGGGACCtaaaggaggaatctccaagaaggccaagtttCAAGGCAGGTGCTTTAACTatgacaagatgggtcatagAGCAATGGAATGTAGGCTGCCAAAGAGGAAGAGGAACCAGGCACAGgtgatggaggacatcactAGAGAGATTTATGAGATTGACCTTAATGCTGTGAtatctgaggtgaacttggtgggatccAATCCCAGAGAATGGTGGGTAAATACTAGTGCGACTCGCCATGTATGTTCAGAGGAGcttgttcacttccttcgaaccaaaAAAGAATGGGGATAA
- the LOC132804029 gene encoding uncharacterized protein LOC132804029 — MEKILKEGIQCPDEGMARISGFMLEGDSWKWWKVEKTRRRHTWDQFKVVFTTEYCPLAYREARRREFEELQQGNMTVSEYERKFRELSEFCMHMIPDDHTKKVRFIDGLNENIALTLTGSVHPTYQSARDAALELERQVEMHKPSRRRSFEGGAPSQGASRKSHSSAHRVVVDRAHETDFSGEAVICGQPNHIRRECPYGSGSVLGAGRRAQHISEFQG; from the exons ATGGAGAAAATCCTAAAAGAAGGGATACAGTGCCCCGACGAAGGTATGGCTAGGATCTCCGGTTTCATGTTAGAAGGAGACTCCTGGAAGTGGTGGAAAGTGGAAAAAACTCGTAGAAGGCATACatgggatcagtttaaggttgTCTTCACTACCGAATATTGCCCTCTTGCCTATCGTGAGGCCAGAAGGAGAGAGTTTGAGGAGCTGCAacaggggaacatgactgtTTCCGAGTACGAGAGAAAGTTTCGGGAACTATctgaattctgcatgcacatgaTTCCCGATGACcatacgaagaaggtgaggtttatAGATGGCTTGAACGAGAACATAGCCCTCACCCTTACTGGATCAGTGCATCCTACTTATCAGTCCGCTAGGGATGCAGCGCTGGAATTAGAGAGGCAGGTGGAGATGCACAAACCTTCGAGGCGTAGATCATTTGAAGGTGGGGCACCTAGTCAGGGAGCATCCAGGAAGAGCCATAGTTCGGCTCATCGAGTAGTGGTGGACCGAGCCCACGAGACAGATTTCAGCGGAGAagcagttatc TGTGGGCAGCCAAACCATATAAGGAGggagtgcccttatggtagtggcagtgtgtTAGGGGCAGGTAGGCGAGCACAGCATATTAGTGAATTTCAGGGttag